A single genomic interval of Paracoccus liaowanqingii harbors:
- a CDS encoding Hint domain-containing protein, with protein MPSIDIVRTDGNPHETVNGIREDTNSRGADLQGSTITATYADGSTETLTWRAFDPYTNGGATGTDIEMSYGFEWHELTTTKLLTSLQIDLQPASSVFDTTLANENNLDESSTPGSLNGYPFSLAPEYEEAAGEISVTYSGIVNLEGNSAVGDLYTTMVVDFSKLPAGGLLGDLRWNSDIDTMREAGDLVPSPTSVPCLVRGTLITTDRGDVLVEDLKAGCKVLTQDNGFQELVLTMSRIIDTVGLRKNENLYPVRITAGALGSGFPKRDLVVSRQHRMAVNSNIVKRMFGSATALVAAIRLTELPGIYIDNTVESVEYFHLVFKQHEVVFAEGAPTESFLIGFEAKNILSKAQRDEFAALFPEVDEIGYLEAPAHTIPSRMLQKELVRRHMKNAKNLLSL; from the coding sequence ATGCCCTCAATTGATATTGTTAGAACCGACGGGAATCCACATGAAACCGTCAATGGTATTCGCGAAGATACAAACTCTCGCGGAGCTGATTTGCAAGGTTCTACGATCACGGCTACATATGCTGACGGTTCTACCGAAACGCTGACATGGCGTGCATTCGACCCTTATACTAATGGTGGAGCTACCGGCACAGACATCGAGATGTCATACGGCTTCGAGTGGCATGAGTTGACGACAACTAAGCTTCTAACTTCGCTTCAAATTGACTTGCAGCCCGCCAGCTCTGTCTTCGACACGACTTTGGCCAATGAAAATAATCTAGATGAAAGCTCTACACCCGGCTCACTAAATGGCTATCCGTTTTCATTGGCTCCGGAATATGAGGAAGCTGCCGGTGAAATATCTGTAACGTATTCAGGGATCGTAAATCTAGAGGGTAATTCAGCCGTAGGAGACCTTTATACGACGATGGTCGTTGATTTCTCCAAGCTCCCTGCGGGCGGCCTTCTGGGTGATCTAAGATGGAACTCCGACATCGACACGATGAGGGAAGCCGGTGATTTGGTACCATCGCCAACCAGTGTTCCTTGTCTTGTCCGTGGAACGCTGATTACTACAGATCGCGGTGATGTGCTCGTAGAGGACTTGAAAGCAGGCTGTAAAGTTCTGACCCAAGATAATGGTTTTCAAGAACTTGTTTTGACGATGAGCCGGATCATAGACACAGTTGGACTCCGGAAAAACGAAAACCTCTATCCAGTACGGATCACTGCTGGAGCATTGGGTTCGGGATTTCCCAAAAGAGATCTGGTTGTGTCACGCCAACACCGCATGGCTGTAAATTCCAATATTGTTAAGCGTATGTTTGGGTCCGCGACCGCGCTCGTAGCTGCAATAAGATTGACTGAGTTGCCGGGGATTTATATCGACAACACTGTCGAGAGCGTCGAATATTTTCACCTCGTCTTCAAACAACACGAAGTCGTCTTTGCTGAAGGTGCACCAACCGAGAGCTTTTTGATAGGCTTTGAAGCAAAAAATATTCTAAGCAAGGCACAGCGGGATGAATTTGCAGCCCTCTTTCC